The Armatimonadota bacterium DNA window GCGAAATCCCGGGCGAAATCGTATACCAAGACGAGCGCTGTGTTGCTCTTCGAGATATCTCGCCGCAAGCTCCGATCCACCTGCTGATTGTGCCCCGCGCAGAGATTCCTGGCGTGGCAGAAGTGCCGGAATCTGGCGACCACCAATTTTTGCTTAATGCGGCTCGTGCGGTCGCCGAACAGCTTGGAATCGAAAGCTATCGGCTCGTGATCAATCAAGGCGAGGATGCCGGGCAGACCGTTCCTCATTTACACGTCCACCTGTTGGCAGGGCGCAAGCTGAACTGGCCACCTGGTTAGACTCCGGGGAAAAACCGCTTGAGCTTTGCTGGCAGGGTGACGAGTTTCAATCGCCCACAAAGGAAAACGAAGGTGTAGACCAATGCGGGGAGAAACGGTGCCTGGAAGATGAAATTAACTTTCAGCCATTCGACTTGAGATACCGCGTATCCAAGCCCCCACACACCCAGCGCGAGCATGAAGATGAGTGTCTTTCGCATCATATGCCGGGCGAGGTGAATCTCCGGGCAAACGAATTTGTACACAGCCCAATCAAAGAAGAAGAATTGGGCAAGTTGGATGGCAACTCGCAGACCGGCCGCTCCAATGA harbors:
- a CDS encoding histidine triad nucleotide-binding protein, yielding MPTLFTKIINGEIPGEIVYQDERCVALRDISPQAPIHLLIVPRAEIPGVAEVPESGDHQFLLNAARAVAEQLGIESYRLVINQGEDAGQTVPHLHVHLLAGRKLNWPPG